caccagcaggcgGGTGCTGGCGCCCTCGGTGCCGTCGGGGTAGGTGGCGAACTCGCAGGTGTAGACGCCGCGGTCGGCCAGGCGCAGGGGCCCCAGCAGCAGCGTGGCGTCCAGCAGCGAGCGGCCGCGGAAGCGCAGgcgcccgccgccctcgccgGGGTAGCTGGGCGCCAGGCGCGGGTGCAGCACGGCCACGCTCCgccgcccaccgccgccgccgctccgcaccCACGTCACCTGGctcacccggacgccggggcccgcggcgcccaGCAGGCAGGGCAGCACGGCCTCCTCGCCCACCAgcgccaccacctcctcccgcaCCTTCACCCGCTGGCCGCCGGCCCCTGCGGGTACCCGCGCGTCGgctccagggggcccaggcgtccgggcactccgggggggcccaggtgtccggggggcccaggtgtccgggggggcccaggtgtccgggggggccaaCCACCGCGGGCtttggggacccaggtgtccggggggcccaggtgtccggggactcAATCACTAGGGGCTctagggggcccaggcatccagggcaCCCAGATGTCCGGGGGAACCCAACTGCTGAGGgatccagggggcccaggcgtccggggggcccaggtgtccggggggcccaacCACCGGGGGCtttggggacccaggtgtccggggggcccaggtgtccggggggcccaacCACCGCGGGctttgggggcccaggtgtccggggggcccaggtgtccggggggcccaacCACCGCGGGctttgggggcccaggtgtccagggggcccaggtgtccggggggcccaacCACCGCCGGCtttggggacccaggtgtccggggggcccaggtgtccggggggcccaacCACCGCGGGctttgggggcccaggtgtccggggggcccaggtgtccggggggcccaacCACCGCCGGctttgggggcccaggtgtccggggggcccaggtgtccggggactccAGGGGGCCCAACCACCACGGGCtttggggacccaggtgtccggggggcccaggtgtccggggactcAATCACTAGGGGCTctagggggcccaggcatccggggcacccagatgtctgggggAACCCAACTGCTGAGGgatccagggggcccaggcgtccggggggggtgggggtgggggctcAACCACTGGGGCCTTTGGGGGCTCAGGCGTCCGGGGCCACCCAACtactgggggctctgggggggcccaggcgtccggggggcccaggcgcgcGGGGTGAATGACGGACGGGGCTGCAGCGCGGGGCGGGGGTGGGAgcggctcggacgcctgggcccctcggacgcctgggcccctcgcgtgCCTGGGaggtcccggggaggggggaaggaggaggggacgcaccgggggcccaggcgtcccggggtCCTTACCGCAgagcaggcagcccagcagcagcgcggcggcggcggcggccatcgGCGGCGGCTCCGCTCTGCCCGGCCCGGTTTGACCCCGCCCGCgacccgtcccgccccgcccggccagGTAGAGACCCCGCCCacccccaggccccgcccacccTCCAGGTAACGGCCCCGccctcccccaggccccgcccacccGCCAGAAGTTGCTCTCGGCCGAGTTAACAAAAAAAATCGTTTTAATTTGTCGCTTTCTAATACGAAACGGGGAatccgcggcggggggggggggggggggggttaatgcTCCTGGAtggcgcccccggacgcctgggcccccggacgcctgggcccttgtcaagtcccggacgcctgggcccccggacgcctgggctccgcAGCTGGAGGTCCGTGGAGGGGTCTGTCCttgcgccccggacgcctgggcccccggacgcctgggccccgcggctgGAGGTCTCTGGAGGTGTCTGTCCTTgtgtcccggacacctgggccccggacgcctgggccccggacgcctgggccctgcggCTGGAGGTCTCTGGAGGTGTCTGTCCTTgtgtcccggatgcctgggcccctcagctGGAGCTCTTTGGAGGGGTCTGTCCttgcgccccggacgcctgggcccttgtcaagtcccggacgcctgggcccccggacgcctgggccctgcagaTGGAGGTCTGTGGAGGGGTCTGTCCTTgtgtcccggatgcctgggcccctcagctGGAGCTCTTTGGAGGGGTCTGTCCttgtgtcccggacgcctgggcccccggacgcctgggccccacggcTGGAGGTCCGTGGAGGTGTCTGTCCTTgcgccccggacacctgggcccttgtcaagtcccggacgcctgggcccccggacgcctgggccctgcagaTGGAGGTCTGTGGAGGGGTCTGTCCttgtgtcccggacgcctgggcccccggacgcctgggccccgcggctgGAGGTCTGTGGAGGGGTCTGTCCttgtgtcccggacgcctgggcccccggatgcctgggccccgcgggTCACCTGCCGGCCGCCGCCTGGCCCCGACCGTCGCgggggcggagccggggggcgtcgggggccccggggggcgggCTGCCCCCGCCCTGCCGCGTCCGTGATTGGTCGttccgggcgccccgcggcggcccctgattggccggcggccccagccccagcgcgaGGATTGGCCGGTGGTAGGGGCCGGCCAGCAGCGGGGAGAGACGATTGGCCGCGGCCTCCTGGCCGGGCGACGCCATTGGGTAGAGGCTGCCGTGGTGGGCGGGGTCCAGCCGGGCGTCAGCCAATGGCAGGAGgagggcggggccgccggcgcacCCTATTGGCTGCCCTGGGGTGGGCggggcttcctgcttcaccatggggCGGGGCCCCGACGTCGACGCCCCATTGGCCGGGTCGGCGGCTTCCGGCTTCTGAttggccgcggcggcgccgggggtccggggggggctgggggccgccgggggggacCCGGGGGAGGCGCTGGCCCGGCCTGGGGGGaggggcgggttggggggggtgtcgagacccccaacccccccccagggaccccctgagaccccccaaaacccccaggaacccccagggaccctcaaccccccccgagacccctagggacccccccaaaatccccttgGGACCCCCTaaaccccctaggaccccccccagggacccccaaggaACCCCCCTCAAGCCCCCCTGGGAACCCCCAGAGAtcctcaaccccccccccgagacccccccgagaccccccataaccccccaggaccccctagaccccccccagggaccccccccagaacCCCTagcccccccagaaccccccataacccccccaggaccctctagaccccccaggacccctccagggacccccccatcaccccccagacccccccaaacccctaggaccccccataacccccccagaccccccccactcaccattgggggtccggggggccccgggggggccgtcggggctggggggggccggggggggccgggtcgcctttCCCCGGAGGATGTCGATGACCTGGGGGGGGCACGGGACACGGTCACGGCCCTATACGGacccccctatagccccccatacAGGCCCCCTCCCCATAGGACCCCACCATATAGACCTCCCCCATAGAGACCCCCCCCAATAGAGACAACCCCATAAGGACCCCACCATGTAGGACCCCCCCCTCCATAAGCACTCCCCAATAGGGACCCCCCCATATGGACCCTTCCCCATAGGAACCCCCTATATGGACCGCCCTATAGGGAACCCCCCCTTATGGACCCTCCATAGGGGATCCCCCCGTAAGACCCCCCCATATAGACCCCCTCCCCATAGGGGACCCCCCATATGAACCCCCCTATATGGACCCCCCATATGGGACCCTTCCATAGGGGACCCCCCCATATGGACCCCCCCAAATAGACCCTCCCCATaggaccccccccaaaatgcatccTCTATAAGGACCCCCCATACAGACCCCTCCCCATAGGACCCCCCCATAGGGGACCCCTCATATGGACCCCCCCCATATAGACCCCCCCATAGGAAACCCCCTCTTATGGACCCTCCTTAGGAGGCCCCCCATAATGGATCCCCATATAGACCCCCTCCCCATAGGACCCCCCCTATAGGGGACCCCCCCATACAGACCCCTATATGGACTCCTCCATAGGGCACCCCCCCGTATGGACCCCCCCAAATAGACCCTCCCCATAGGACCCCCACCCAAAATGCATCCTCCATAAGGACCCCCCATACAGACCCCTCCCCATAGGACCCCCCCACAGAGGACCCCCCATATGGACCCCCCCATATGGACCCCTCCATATGGACCCCTCCATAGGGGACCCCCCCATATGGACCCCCCCATAGGACCCCCCTCAATATGCATCCTCCATAAGGACCCCCCCCATACAGACCCCTCCCCATAGGACCCCCCATAGGGGACCCCCCCCATAGGACCCCCTATAGGGGACGGGCCGGGGGCACCTGCCGGTTCTTGGCCACGGCCAGAGCGGTGTCGTTGTGGCAGTTCTTGAGGGCGCAGTCGGCCCCGCTGCGCACCAGGAGccggagcagcggcagcagcccccggccggccgccgcgtgCAGCGCCGTGCACCCCGCGTACGACTGCGCGTTCACGCTGGCGCCCCGCTgccgaggggccgcggcgccTCAGAACCCCGGAACCGCCCCGGGAACCCTCGAAACCGCCCCAAAACCGACCCGGGAACCCTCGAAACCGCCACGGAACCCCTCGAAACCGCCCTGGGAACCCTCGAAACCGCCCCAAAACCGACCCGGAAACCCTCGAAACCGCCACGGAACCCCTCGAAACCGCCACGGAACCCCCCgaaaccgccccgccccgcctgcaGCGCCGTGCGCCCCGCGTACGACTGCGCGTTCACGCTGGCGCCCCACTgccgaggggccgcggcgccTCAGAACCCCGGAACCGCCCCGGAACCGCCCCGGGAACCCTCGAAACAGCCCCAAAACCGACCCGGGAACCCTCGAAACCGCCACGGAACCCCTCAAAACCGCCACAGAACCCCCCGAAACTGCCACGGAACCCCCCGAAACCGCCCTGGGAACCCTCgaaaccgccccgccccgcctgcaGCGCCGTGCACCCCGCGTACGACTGCGCGTTCACGCTGGCGCCCCGCTgccgaggggccgcggcgccTCAGACCCCCAGAACCGCCCCGAAACTGCCCCGGGAACCCTCAAAACAGCCCCAAAACCGACCCGGGAACCCTCAAAACCGCCACGGAACCCCTCAAAACCGCCACAGAACCCCCCGAAACTGCCACGGAACCCCCCGAAACCGCCCTGGGAACCCTCgaaaccgccccgccccgcctgcaGGGCCATGCGCCCCGCGTACGACTGCTCCTTCATGCTGGCGCCCCGCTgccgaggggccgcggcgccTCAGAACCCCGGAACCGCCCCGGAAACCCTCGAAACCGCCCCGAATCCAACCCGGGAACCCTCGAAACCGCCACGGAACCCCCCGAAACCGCCACGGAACCCCCCgaaaccgccccgccccgcctgcaGCGCCGTGCACCCCGCGTACGACTGCGCGTTCACGCTGGCGCCCCGCTGCCGAGGGGCCGCGGTGCCTCAGACCCCCGAAACTGCCCCGGGAACCCTCGAAACCACCCCAAAACCGACCCGGGAACCCTCGAAACCGCCACGGAACCCCTCAAAACTGCCACGGAACCCCCCGAAACTGCCACGGAACCCCCCGAAACCGCCACGGAACCCCCCgaaaccgccccgccccgcctgcaGCGCCGTGCGCCCCGCATACGACTGCACCTTCATGCTGGCGCCCCGCTGCCGAGGGGCCGCGGCACCTCAGACCCCCGGAACCGCCCCGAAACTGCCCCGGGAACCCTCAAAACAGCCCCAAAACCGACCTGGGAACCCTCGAAACCGCCATGGAACCCCTCAAAACCGCCACAGAACCCCCCGAAACTGCCACGGAACCCCCCgaaaccgccccgccccgcctgcaGGGCCGTGCACCCCGCGTACGACTGCGCGTTCACGCTGGCGCCCCGCTGCCGAGGGGCCGCGGTGCCTCAGACCCCCGGAACCGCCCCGGAACCGCCCCGGGAACCCTCGAAACCGCCATGGAACCCCTCCAAACCGCCCTGGGAACCCTCGAAACCGCCCCGGAACCCCCCGAAACCGCCCCGCCCGGCCTGCAGCGCCGTGCGCCCCGCGTACGCCGGCCCGTTCACGCTGGCGCCCCGCTGCCAGGAGCGGCGCTGCGCCGGAGCACCTCAGAACTGCCCAATTCGCCCCCAAAACCGGCCCCGAAGCGCCCCGAAGCGCGGCGGCACCTGGATGAGCAGCTGGGCCATGTCGAGGCTGTCGCGCTCCACGGCGTGCAGCAGCGGCGAGCGGCCGCTCTTGATGTCCTGGGGGGCCCAGCCGGGGGGTCAGCgcccccccccatggcacccccaTTGTGCCCGTTGCACCCCCTCtttcccccgctgcagccccccacaccccccattGCAGCCCATTATcctcccattgcaccccccattgcactCCCAttccccccccgcagccccccattgccccccactgcagcccccctcacccccccattGCACTCCATTATcctcccattgcaccccccattgccccccactccagccccattgcacccccactgcagcccccatcACCCCCCATCGCACCCCATTATcctcccattgcaccccccattgccccccactCCAACCCCATtgccccccactgcagcccccatcaccccccattgcaccccattatcctcccattgcaccccccattgccccccactccagccccattgcacccccactgcagcccccctcacccccccatcgcaccccccatTATcctcccattgcaccccccattgccccccactgcaacccccatcacccccccattgcaccccccattgccccccactgcagccccattgccccccactgcagcccccgtcacccccccattgcaccccattatcctcccattgcaccccccatcacccccccttgcacccccactgcagcccccccattgcacccccattgccccccactgcagccccccattgcaccccattgTGCCTCCGTtaccccccactgcagccccccatcACCCGCTCATTGcatccccattgcacccccccagcagcaccccccagcaccccccagcgccccccatcgccccccggccccgctcaccacCGCGTCCACGTCGGCCccggcctccagcagcagctgcgcCGGCTCCCGCGCCCCCGCGCCCACCGCCACGTGCAGCGGCGTCAGCCCTGGGGGGGCACCgggcaccccattgcaccccctgcacccccccgcacccccaaaacagccccCTGCAAGCAGCTCTGCGCCCCACTCCCATGCGCTCCTGCTCCCCgctcctctgccccccccgttTGCACGCAGCCCCCGTTGCCCTGAACCCCAACTGCATGCCCCCCCGCGCCCCTGCTCCCCTGCACCCCAATTCCCATGCACCCCTGCTCCCCTCGTtcccctgcaccccctcccctgctccccagttgcatgcaccccctgcaccccaataccctgcacctcctgccccccagcagcACGCACCCGTTGCACCCGCAGCACCCCAGTGGCACGCACCCCTTGCACCCTAGTTGCATGCACCCCTGCGCCCCTTGCCCCCTAGCAGCACGCACCCCTTGCCCCCCAGTTGCAcgcacccacagcaccccagcaGCACGCACCCGCTGCACCCGCAGCACCCCAGCGGCAcgcacccacagcaccccagttgcatgcacccactgctcccctgccccccagcagcacgcacccgctgcacccacagcaccccagtTGCACGCACCCCAATGGCACGCACCCCTTGCACCCCAGTTGCACGCACCCGCTGCACCCGCAGCACCCCAGCGGCAcgcacccacagcaccccagttgcatgcacccactgctcccctgccccccagcagCACGCACCTGCTGCACCCACAGCACCTCAGCGGCCTGCACCCCTTGCACCCCAGTTGCAcgcacccacagcaccccagcGGCACGCACCCCTTGCCCCCCAGTGGCCTGCACCCCTTGCCCCCCAGTTGCACGCACCCCTTGCCCCCCAGTGGCCTGCACCCCTTGCCCCCCAGTTGCACGCACCCCTTGCCCCCCAGCAGCACGCACCcgctgcacccactgcaccccagTGGCCTGCACCCCTTGCCCCCCAGCGGCACGCACCCACTGCACCCCAGCAGCACGCACCCACTGCACCCGCAGCACCCCAGCAGcacgcacccctgcaccccaGTTGCACGCACCTCTTGCACCCCAGTtgcatgcacccactgcaccccttGCCCCCCAGTtgcatgcacccactgcacccctgcaccccagcagcacgcacccgctgcacccacagcaccccagttgcacgcccccgctgccccccagcagcacgcacccgctgcacccacagcaccccagcGGCACGCACCCCTTGCTCCCCAGCGGCACGCACCCCTTGCCCCCCAGTTGCATGCACCCACTGCTCCCCTGCCCCCCAGTTGCACGCACCCCTTGCACCCCAGTTGCACGCAcccactgctcccctgcaccccagcagcacGCACCCGCTGCACCGGCAGCACCCCAGTTGCATGCACCCCTTGCACCCCTTGCCCCCCAGCGGCACGCACCCGCTGCACCCCAGTTGcacgcccccgctgccccccagcagCACGCCCCCGCAGCACCCGCAGCACCCCAGTTGCATGCACCCGCTGCACCCCTTGCCCCCCCAGCGGCCTGCACCGCTgccgcccgcggcgggcgctCACGCACCGTCGTAGTTGCGGGCCTCGAGgtccgggggggcgccgggggcggcgagCAGCTCGCGCAGGCAGCGGGCGCTGCGGTGCTCGCAGGCCAGGTGGGCGGCCGTGCGGCCGTGGCGGTCGGGGGCGCCGGGCGAAGCGCCGTGGGCCACCAGCAGCTGCACCAGCGCCGGCTGCGTCGTGATCACCGCCAGGTGCAGCGGCGTCTGCGCCCGCCGGCACCCCGtcaccgccgcccgcccgcccgcccgccgcggggcgcgcggggcgcggggggcgcggggggcataGGGTGCATGGGGTGCacagggggcacaggggactcAGGGTGcacggggggcgcggggggcacaCGGGGTGCATGGGGTGCACGGGGTGCACGGGGGACTCAGGGTGcatgggggacacagggggcacaggggactcAGGGTGCACGGGGGGCGCGTGGTGCACGGGGGGCATAGGGTGCACGGGGGGCACGGGGTGCACGGGGGACTCAGGGTGCACGGGGGGCGCGGGGTGCACGGGGGGCACGAGCTGCACAGGGGGCGCACGGGGTGcatggggggcacggggggcacaGGGGACTCAGGGTGCATGGGGGGCACGCGGTGCACGGGGGGcatggggggcgcggggggcacaAGCTGcatggggggcgcggggggcacggggggtgcagggggcacggggggcgcagggggcacGGGGGGCGCACGGGGGGTGCATAGGGTGAATGGGGGTGCATAGGGGGCACAGGGTGCATGGGGGACTCAGGGTGCACGGGGTGCATGGGGGGCACAGGGGGCACGGGGGGACTCAGGGTGCAGAGGGGGGTGTGGGGTGCGTGGGGACGCGGGGTGCACGGGGGGCACGGGGTGCATGGGGGGCACGGGGTGCACACGGggtgtgggggacatggggggcatgGGGAGtatggggggcacggggggcacgGGGGACAGGGGGCCATGGGGGGTGCGGGGTGCATGCGGGACGTGGGGGGTGCAGGGCGCACGGGGTGcatggggggcacgggggggcagagagggggcagagagggggcagggggcgcggggggggtgCATGAGCACCCGGGCGCTCGCCCGAGCCCACcggccggcgcggagcccccgagcccggggggggctgctgggggggcgtGCAAggccgtgcacacgcgtgtgcgggggggggacacgtgcaaggccgtgcacacgcgtgtgcgggggggggggacacgtgcAAGGCGGTGCACACGCatgtgcggggggggggacacgtgcAAGGGCCCCCCCCGCGctcagcaccccctgcacccccctggcccccccctgcacccccgggcaccctgcacccccgtgcacccctgggccccctgcacccctgggcaccctgcacccccctgcaccccccacaccCATTGCACCCTGTGTAccctgcaccctctgcacccccgggcaccctgcaccccctgcacccccttgaaccctgcaccctgcacccgtgggcaccctgcaccccccacacccattgcaccccctgcacccccttgaaccctgcacccccgggcaccctgcactcagcagcccccgggcaccctgcaccccctgcacccctgggcaccctgcacccccctgcacccccttgaaccctgcaccctgcacccgtgggcaccctgcacccccctgcaccccccacacccattgcaccccctgcacccccgtgcacccctgggccccctgcacccctgggcaccctgcacccccctgcaccccccacacccattgcaccccctgcacccccgtgcaccctgcacccccgggcaccctgcaccccctgcacccccttgaaccctgcaccttgcacccccgggcaccctgcacccctggacaccctgcaccctgcaccccttgCAccttgcaccccctgcaccccctgcacccccgggcaccccttgaaccctgcaccctgcacccccgggcaccccctgcaccctgcacccccgggtaccctgcacccctgggcaccctgcaccccccctgcagccccttgaaccctgcaccctgcacccccgggcaccccctgcaccccccctgcacctccccgggcaccccTTGCACCCaagggcaccctgcacccctgggcaccctgcaccccccctgcaccccctgcacccccttgaaccctgcagcctgcacccctgggcaccctgcaccccctgcaccccccctgcacccccttgcaccctgcagccccttgaaccctgcaccctgcacccccgggcaccccctgcaccccccctgcacccccccgggcaccccttGCACCCaagggcaccctgcacccctgggcaccctgcacccccttgaaccctgcaccctgcacccccgggcaccccctgcacccccgggcaccctacaccccctgcaccccccctgcacccccccgggcaccccttgcacccccgggcaccctgcacccctgggcaccctGCCCCCCCTGCACCCATTGAACCCCGTgcaccctgcccccccacccccccacccccccggcccccccggccccccgcaccTGGCGCAGGCGGTTGTAGACGTCGAGGGGCCGCCGGCCCTGCAGGAAGAGCCCGaccaggcggcgggcggcggccacGTTCCCCTGGGCCACGGCGATGTGCAGCGccctgggggggcaccgggggggcatggggggggggcacgggggggcacgggggggacacggggggggggcatggggggggcatggggggggacgggggggcacgggggggacacgggggggacacgggggggacacgggggggggcacagggacccGGGGGACAcccgggggcacggggggggacCCGGGAGGACACGGGAGGACACggggggggcacagggacccGGGGGACACCCGGgactggggggggcgggggagcccCGCGGAGgcacctggccccgcccccctcgcggCCACGCCCCCCTctcgcggccccgccccccgccccggcgggaggggggaggagagggaggaagtcgcccctcccccgccgcttCCAGTAaaggggcggggccggcagcggtgACGTCAAGCGACGtcagcggcgggggcggggccgggcggaggggtggggggggggagggaacccgGCCGGAGTTGGGGATTCCcctggcgggggggtgggggggggatgggggtcctttaggggggaggggggggtccacgggggggtccatgggggggaaatgggggtcctatagggggaatggggggggtccacggggggtcccatggggggggtccatgggggggaaatgggggtcctataggggggatgggggggtccatggggggtcccatggggggggtccatgggggggaaatgggggtcctataggggggatgggggggtccatggggggtcccatgggggggtccatgggggggaaatgggggtcctataggggggatgggggggtccacGGGGGGGTCCTatggggggggtccatgggggggaaatgggggtcctataggggggatgggggggtccatggggggtcccatgggggggGTCCacggggggggaaatgggggtccTATAGGGGGGatggggggtccatgggggggtCCCACGGGGGGGATGGGGGTCCAAtaggggggatgggggggtccatgggggggacccacatggggagaatGGGGGGTCACATAGGGAGGatgggggggtcccatgggggaGTCTcatggggggaaatggggggggtcccacgggtgggGGGTCCCatagaggggatctgggggggtccCCACGGGGGGTCCCACTGTTGGGGGGGTCCCAttgggg
This genomic window from Struthio camelus isolate bStrCam1 chromosome 39, bStrCam1.hap1, whole genome shotgun sequence contains:
- the BCL3 gene encoding B-cell lymphoma 3 protein → MADELPVDLRTWRAAAAGPPPAPPAPPAPPAPPRQPEASLPLRKRRSAMREAAAAAAAGGGGGGAPGPPPGKAPRGDSGAPGPARAPPAALGPPCLALAFPPLPAAYYPGLVGPGPPAAALAFPPAPPPALLGPPGTQLAADIAAATGQDEDGDTALHIAVAQGNVAAARRLVGLFLQGRRPLDVYNRLRQTPLHLAVITTQPALVQLLVAHGASPGAPDRHGRTAAHLACEHRSARCLRELLAAPGAPPDLEARNYDGLTPLHVAVGAGAREPAQLLLEAGADVDAVDIKSGRSPLLHAVERDSLDMAQLLIQRGASVNAQSYAGCTALHAAAGRGLLPLLRLLVRSGADCALKNCHNDTALAVAKNRQVIDILRGKATRPPPAPPSPDGPPGAPRTPNGRASASPGSPPAAPSPPRTPGAAAANQKPEAADPANGASTSGPRPMVKQEAPPTPGQPIGCAGGPALLLPLADARLDPAHHGSLYPMASPGQEAAANRLSPLLAGPYHRPILALGLGPPANQGPPRGARNDQSRTRQGGGSPPPGAPDAPRLRPRDGRGQAAAGR